The Fervidibacillus albus genome contains a region encoding:
- a CDS encoding YhdT family protein encodes MFSKDPRFKQAKQEALIGIGLVIFNFLWWFGFAYGLGSAPPEEYDYVFGFPAWFFYSCVGSLIIMSVLVVFIVKKYFVEVSFDDEMNEENEI; translated from the coding sequence ATGTTTTCGAAGGATCCGCGTTTTAAACAAGCAAAACAAGAGGCGTTAATCGGGATTGGGCTCGTTATTTTCAATTTTCTCTGGTGGTTCGGTTTTGCTTACGGATTAGGTTCTGCTCCTCCGGAAGAGTATGATTATGTATTTGGCTTTCCAGCTTGGTTTTTTTACAGTTGCGTTGGAAGTTTGATAATCATGAGTGTCCTTGTCGTTTTTATCGTGAAAAAATATTTCGTCGAGGTATCATTTGATGATGAAATGAATGAAGAAAATGAAATTTGA
- a CDS encoding ABC transporter ATP-binding protein translates to MALTEKEVIQETNTDTILEVNNLKKYFPIKGGVLRRTVGYVKAVDDVSLKVLRGETLGIVGESGSGKSTLGRVILRLLNPTEGQILFENEDITKHSNRKLRSIRKDLQIVFQDPYASLNPSMSVQELIEEPLVVQTNLSRKERLNKVNEILEKVGLRTSDQLKYPHEFSGGQRQRISIARALVLNPKFVVCDEPVSALDVSIQAQVLNLMADLQDELDLTYLFISHDLSVVKHISDRVAVMYLGRIAEVAPKKAIYEEPLHPYTQALLSSIPTVDKKNRREKIILKGDLPSPSNPPSGCPFRTRCSKAFDLCSEVRPELKDMGNGHYVACHLYE, encoded by the coding sequence TTGGCACTCACAGAAAAGGAAGTAATTCAAGAAACAAATACCGATACGATTTTAGAAGTGAACAATTTAAAAAAGTATTTTCCAATCAAAGGGGGCGTATTAAGGCGAACGGTCGGTTATGTGAAAGCGGTGGACGATGTTTCACTAAAGGTTTTACGGGGTGAGACGTTAGGCATTGTCGGTGAGTCGGGATCTGGGAAATCCACATTAGGAAGAGTGATTTTACGGCTACTCAATCCGACGGAAGGGCAAATTTTATTTGAAAATGAAGATATTACGAAACATTCAAATCGAAAACTGAGATCGATTCGAAAGGATTTGCAAATCGTTTTCCAAGATCCGTACGCCTCGCTTAATCCGAGTATGAGCGTCCAAGAGTTAATTGAAGAACCGCTCGTCGTACAAACAAATCTAAGCAGAAAGGAACGATTGAATAAAGTAAACGAAATTTTAGAAAAAGTCGGTTTAAGAACGAGCGATCAATTGAAATATCCACATGAGTTTTCCGGAGGGCAACGACAACGGATTAGCATTGCACGGGCCCTCGTATTGAACCCGAAATTCGTCGTCTGTGATGAACCCGTTTCCGCATTAGATGTGTCGATACAAGCCCAAGTGTTGAATTTAATGGCAGATCTTCAGGATGAATTGGATTTAACGTATTTATTTATTTCCCATGATTTAAGTGTTGTCAAACATATTAGTGACCGAGTTGCAGTAATGTACTTAGGACGAATTGCAGAAGTAGCTCCGAAGAAGGCAATTTACGAAGAACCGCTCCATCCTTATACCCAAGCATTACTTTCGTCCATTCCAACGGTCGACAAGAAAAATCGAAGGGAAAAAATTATTTTAAAGGGTGACTTGCCTAGCCCATCTAATCCCCCTTCCGGTTGTCCATTTCGAACGCGATGTTCAAAGGCGTTTGACCTTTGTTCCGAAGTTCGACCGGAATTAAAAGATATGGGAAACGGCCACTATGTTGCTTGCCATTTGTACGAATAA
- a CDS encoding ABC transporter ATP-binding protein encodes MTQTPILDVKGLKTYFYLEENKVAKAVDGVDFQIYPGETVALVGESGSGKSITSLSIMKLIDKPGKIEEGSILFSGADLISLTEKQMTKIRGNDMAMIFQEPMTALNPVFTIGNQIMESLRKHKKMPKKEAYIKAVELLKIVGFPRAEETMREYPHQLSGGMRQRAMIAIALSCNPKLLIADEPTTALDATIQAQILTLLDEMKEKFHMSILLITHDLGIVAEHADRVMVMYGGQIVENTSVDKLFENPQHPYTKGLLESLPSIDREVERLGAIKGIVPPAFNFPKGCRFSDRCPYVMDECHKAIPELLEVEPDHKVRCFLYDGDHQENDNR; translated from the coding sequence ATGACGCAAACACCCATTTTGGATGTCAAAGGATTAAAAACATACTTTTATTTGGAAGAAAACAAAGTTGCAAAGGCAGTGGACGGCGTCGATTTTCAAATTTATCCGGGTGAAACCGTTGCGTTAGTCGGAGAATCAGGTAGCGGTAAAAGTATCACCTCCCTTTCTATTATGAAACTAATCGACAAACCAGGAAAAATCGAAGAAGGATCCATCCTCTTTTCAGGAGCAGATTTGATTTCGCTAACGGAAAAACAGATGACAAAAATTCGCGGAAATGACATGGCGATGATTTTCCAAGAACCGATGACCGCGTTAAATCCTGTTTTTACAATAGGGAATCAAATAATGGAATCATTGAGAAAACATAAGAAAATGCCGAAAAAAGAAGCATACATTAAAGCCGTTGAATTGTTAAAAATCGTCGGCTTCCCTCGGGCAGAAGAAACGATGCGCGAATATCCCCATCAATTATCCGGGGGAATGCGTCAACGGGCAATGATTGCCATAGCTCTATCTTGTAATCCGAAACTGCTTATTGCCGATGAACCGACAACAGCATTGGATGCGACTATTCAAGCACAAATCTTAACTCTTTTAGACGAGATGAAAGAAAAGTTTCACATGTCCATTTTACTCATTACCCACGACCTGGGAATCGTAGCCGAGCATGCTGATCGGGTCATGGTCATGTACGGTGGGCAAATCGTGGAAAACACAAGTGTGGATAAGTTGTTTGAAAATCCCCAACATCCTTATACGAAAGGGCTTTTGGAAAGTTTACCGAGTATCGATCGGGAAGTAGAACGGCTTGGAGCGATTAAAGGAATCGTTCCTCCTGCATTCAATTTTCCGAAAGGTTGCCGTTTTTCAGATCGATGCCCATATGTGATGGATGAATGCCATAAAGCAATCCCTGAACTACTCGAAGTTGAACCAGATCATAAAGTACGTTGCTTTTTATACGACGGGGATCATCAAGAAAATGATAATCGATAA
- a CDS encoding YckD family protein, giving the protein MGKKTVIGIFTTIIFLAGGIVSPVVYGASEQTEKNRWEFIEQIGRLGKNETVVNVEDDKNLEKSLTEEQIKELETLKSDILMKRKQVVDKYVEFGLISEEKAESIKAHLDKQFQKMKESGFLPKSDFGKHKDQKKRNAP; this is encoded by the coding sequence TTGGGAAAAAAGACTGTCATAGGAATTTTTACCACGATTATTTTTTTAGCTGGAGGCATTGTTAGTCCTGTCGTATATGGGGCTTCTGAACAAACGGAGAAAAATCGGTGGGAATTTATCGAACAAATCGGTCGATTGGGGAAAAATGAAACAGTTGTAAACGTGGAAGACGATAAAAACCTAGAAAAAAGTTTGACGGAAGAACAAATAAAAGAACTAGAGACGTTAAAGTCGGATATTTTAATGAAAAGAAAGCAAGTGGTTGATAAATATGTTGAGTTTGGTCTTATTTCAGAGGAAAAGGCCGAATCGATCAAGGCACATCTCGACAAACAATTTCAAAAAATGAAGGAATCGGGATTTTTACCGAAATCCGATTTCGGAAAACATAAAGATCAAAAGAAAAGGAACGCCCCATAA
- a CDS encoding peptide-binding protein, with protein sequence MKKRKTWLLFMSFLFIFGILVACSNNDESSSDSDGEGEAETESVLVGAMDTAPTGQFNPIFYEEAYEANILSFTHESLLTQNDQLEFEPLLAESWEFNEDHSSVTFKLREDVYWHDGEQFTADDVVFTYKAIADPDYIAAGGVRTSYVEKLVGAEAYMNGETDEFPGVVAEDDFTVTFNFLEPNVIALADASFPIIPEHVFKDIPVSEMPSAEESLQPNKVIGTGPYKFTDMIEGQEYHLTKNENYWQGEPQIETVIWKVVNQDIILSLLETGEIDFVADPNGFQAADYDTVDAMDHVQIIEQTDFGYQILGFIHNFRTEEDIANGVIDPDNFVPNEKLANKNVRQAIAFAIDRQQIIDGLLHGKGQVINSPIAQQFEYFDDENPEQYEFDPEKAKQLLDEAGYVDVNDDGFREDPDGNEWVLNMAYPKGNVIREKSAPIIEEMLEAVGININLLQPLDMKAYVDELTNNTEWDLYLLGWSLSTTDPDPSGLWTADDAYNFGRWNNEEADALVKKAITPPDAFDSEFRKQVYSDWQVMFQDDLPALILYVKNTLYAYNTRLQGVDPSPASFLNDVHKWYLVSEE encoded by the coding sequence TTGAAAAAAAGAAAAACCTGGTTACTGTTTATGAGTTTTCTTTTCATCTTCGGCATATTAGTCGCTTGTAGTAACAATGACGAAAGTAGCTCGGATAGTGATGGAGAAGGAGAAGCGGAAACCGAAAGCGTCCTTGTCGGTGCGATGGATACGGCACCAACCGGGCAGTTTAACCCAATCTTCTATGAAGAAGCCTATGAGGCAAATATTCTCAGTTTTACCCACGAAAGCTTGTTGACTCAAAACGATCAATTGGAATTCGAACCGCTTCTTGCGGAATCTTGGGAGTTTAATGAAGACCATTCTTCCGTCACCTTTAAGCTTCGGGAAGATGTTTACTGGCATGATGGAGAGCAATTTACCGCAGATGACGTCGTGTTTACGTATAAAGCAATCGCGGATCCCGACTATATTGCTGCAGGAGGAGTTCGTACGAGCTATGTAGAAAAATTAGTTGGGGCTGAAGCCTATATGAATGGGGAAACAGATGAATTTCCTGGCGTTGTTGCGGAAGACGATTTTACCGTTACGTTTAACTTTTTAGAACCGAATGTTATTGCCTTGGCTGATGCTAGCTTCCCCATTATTCCAGAACACGTCTTTAAAGATATTCCAGTCTCTGAAATGCCAAGTGCAGAAGAGTCTTTGCAACCGAACAAAGTCATCGGTACAGGGCCGTATAAATTTACCGACATGATTGAAGGACAGGAATATCATTTAACGAAAAATGAAAATTATTGGCAAGGTGAACCACAAATCGAAACAGTCATTTGGAAAGTGGTCAACCAAGATATCATTCTATCATTGTTAGAAACAGGAGAAATTGATTTCGTTGCAGATCCGAACGGTTTCCAAGCAGCGGACTATGACACGGTAGATGCCATGGACCATGTTCAAATCATTGAGCAAACGGATTTTGGATATCAAATTTTGGGCTTTATTCACAACTTCCGTACGGAAGAAGATATTGCTAACGGTGTAATTGACCCCGATAATTTTGTGCCAAATGAAAAATTAGCGAACAAAAATGTTCGTCAAGCCATTGCCTTTGCAATTGACCGACAACAAATAATTGATGGATTACTACATGGTAAGGGTCAAGTCATCAATTCACCAATTGCCCAGCAGTTCGAATACTTTGACGATGAAAATCCTGAACAATACGAGTTCGATCCTGAAAAAGCGAAACAACTCCTCGATGAAGCTGGATATGTTGATGTAAACGACGACGGATTCCGAGAAGATCCCGATGGCAATGAGTGGGTATTAAATATGGCTTACCCGAAAGGAAATGTCATCCGTGAAAAATCTGCTCCGATTATTGAAGAAATGTTAGAAGCAGTTGGAATTAACATCAATCTATTGCAACCGCTGGATATGAAAGCATACGTTGATGAACTTACAAATAATACAGAGTGGGATCTTTACTTGCTCGGTTGGAGTTTATCCACAACCGATCCGGATCCGAGTGGATTATGGACAGCTGATGATGCTTATAACTTTGGACGTTGGAACAATGAAGAAGCAGATGCACTCGTGAAAAAGGCAATTACTCCTCCAGATGCCTTTGATAGCGAATTCCGTAAACAAGTATATAGCGATTGGCAAGTGATGTTCCAAGATGATTTACCGGCATTAATTCTTTACGTCAAAAACACTTTGTATGCGTACAATACACGGTTGCAAGGTGTAGATCCGTCACCGGCATCATTCTTGAACGATGTGCATAAATGGTACCTAGTATCTGAGGAATAA